From a single Corynebacterium kroppenstedtii DSM 44385 genomic region:
- a CDS encoding M23 family metallopeptidase, with the protein MRTNRGSHYVGTHRRQTTPKASRVASVAVAAGALGTAGAVGAGAATIGHSDSVRLVAKDADATPSEATASESSPQILQLPQAKPVANLHDQIAKTVEFNKQRLAADAAARTPEPAAQPASAGPVGNAIMNALGIVKPAQGILTTGFEMRWGAFHKGIDIANVLGTPEYAVMDSTVISAGPASGFGQWVRLRADDGTVFVYGHMETINVTVGQRVKAGDVIAGMGSRGFSTGSHCHFEVHPNGGEAIDPLPWLAAHGINLGPIQR; encoded by the coding sequence GTGCGGACGAATCGAGGCAGCCATTATGTCGGGACGCATCGCCGCCAGACAACTCCTAAGGCCAGCCGGGTAGCCTCGGTCGCCGTTGCAGCCGGTGCGTTGGGCACCGCGGGAGCTGTCGGCGCAGGAGCCGCCACCATCGGCCATAGCGATAGTGTCCGGTTGGTCGCCAAGGACGCCGACGCTACACCTTCCGAGGCAACTGCTTCAGAGTCCTCGCCTCAGATTCTTCAGCTTCCTCAAGCTAAGCCGGTCGCGAACCTGCACGACCAGATCGCAAAGACTGTTGAGTTTAATAAGCAGCGCCTTGCTGCCGATGCTGCTGCGCGGACACCTGAGCCTGCTGCACAGCCTGCTTCAGCGGGGCCGGTTGGCAATGCCATCATGAACGCTCTTGGGATTGTTAAGCCTGCTCAAGGCATTCTGACCACCGGTTTCGAGATGCGGTGGGGCGCTTTCCACAAGGGCATTGACATCGCCAACGTGCTGGGCACCCCCGAGTACGCCGTTATGGATTCCACTGTTATTTCTGCGGGCCCTGCCTCTGGGTTCGGCCAGTGGGTTCGTCTTCGTGCCGACGACGGCACCGTGTTCGTGTACGGCCACATGGAAACAATCAACGTCACTGTCGGACAGCGTGTTAAGGCTGGCGACGTTATCGCCGGGATGGGTTCGCGTGGATTCTCCACCGGGTCGCACTGCCACTTCGAGGTCCACCCCAATGGTGGCGAGGCTATCGATCCACTGCCGTGGTTGGCCGCGCACGGAATTAACCTCGGCCCGATTCAGCGCTAA
- a CDS encoding cell division protein PerM gives MRNTTPSNSRRPGDGRSRKNGRRSRGTDAQRLTWDSPSSSRQHRPDRSSRQSETGAERSSHQSSRPSFDDVAHRDSSRPRSTAGDSRANQAPRASEQYVREQRPQARATRGSRRTDGGRASRVRCAGDLDSAATVGKKNAGARGTRGARATGTGSDDGRRGAGNNRGATDASPRGRRFGLNRWTQWWQKSGSAARSAAGGSFTTRLRKFLPGIAATHVSVIGVIIAVALIILLALDLSFVAAPATIASLWLTFNLAPLSMSGADLGLLPLLPALGYALWIALRIRSVVRERISVSDVRMLVGCSLAVPILLTLTALAMLWDAQPVLPVNVPSVWMSVLSTFALNALAIIFGMGKRLWRALLRFYGMPQWPVDAVRLGMAFLAAMGGIGALVVIVSLIAHWSAFTDAYSIASGVGGKIGLTLLWIAYFPNMALASASVLAGAEANFGAAQVSLFTATRAELPPVPVLAAMPGDVFPAAWLGLFIPAAVAILVYRRFLSQRRVVVSPYGTVGVAAVSAGIVGMVAAWLNSGVVGAYGWSGPNPWLTGAVAAGWMFAVGVITMAVIGIRRGRSASPREASASDRGGTREADTTKGDRHSAEPDSAAESRDDDNPAAQRVESAEDKSAGDESDADGESNVGNKSGADDESGDSDSVDGEPEDDNDDGDDDGSEDSDEENTADGKAKGESSHSGARESEAVDAKETEVESSEAEQSESADNVTTETDNDPEPSAGTSAGDSSQGSTAHDASSQGGTTDDPR, from the coding sequence GTGAGAAATACCACCCCATCGAATTCTCGACGTCCGGGGGATGGGCGGTCACGGAAGAATGGCCGCCGATCCCGCGGCACGGATGCGCAACGCTTGACGTGGGACTCCCCATCGTCGTCACGACAGCATCGCCCCGACCGCTCATCGCGTCAGTCGGAGACGGGTGCGGAGCGATCGTCACATCAATCCAGTCGCCCTTCGTTTGACGACGTTGCGCATCGTGATTCCTCCCGGCCGCGCTCAACCGCTGGCGATTCGCGCGCAAACCAGGCGCCTCGCGCGTCCGAACAATATGTTCGCGAGCAGCGTCCGCAAGCTCGGGCAACGCGTGGCTCACGTCGAACAGATGGGGGCCGGGCATCGCGGGTACGCTGCGCAGGGGACCTCGACAGCGCAGCCACCGTCGGAAAGAAAAATGCGGGTGCGCGAGGTACTCGGGGTGCTCGTGCCACGGGTACTGGCTCGGACGACGGCCGTCGGGGGGCAGGAAATAACCGCGGTGCGACGGATGCATCTCCCCGCGGGCGGCGATTCGGGCTCAACCGCTGGACTCAATGGTGGCAGAAGAGCGGCAGCGCGGCTCGCAGCGCCGCAGGTGGCTCTTTTACTACACGGTTGAGGAAATTCCTGCCGGGGATTGCGGCCACCCATGTCTCCGTGATCGGCGTCATCATCGCAGTTGCGCTCATTATTTTATTGGCGTTGGACCTTTCCTTCGTCGCAGCGCCGGCGACAATCGCCTCCCTGTGGTTGACGTTCAATCTTGCGCCACTCTCGATGTCCGGCGCCGATCTTGGCCTCCTGCCGTTGCTTCCCGCGCTGGGCTACGCATTGTGGATAGCCCTCCGAATCCGGTCGGTCGTGCGTGAGCGAATCAGCGTCAGCGACGTGCGTATGCTTGTCGGCTGTTCGTTGGCCGTTCCTATCTTGCTGACGTTAACCGCGTTGGCCATGCTGTGGGACGCGCAGCCGGTCCTTCCGGTGAACGTGCCGTCGGTCTGGATGTCGGTCTTGTCGACGTTCGCTCTCAACGCGCTGGCGATCATTTTTGGCATGGGCAAGCGTTTGTGGCGAGCCTTGCTGCGCTTTTATGGCATGCCTCAGTGGCCTGTCGACGCGGTTCGTCTGGGCATGGCTTTTCTCGCCGCAATGGGTGGCATCGGCGCCCTCGTCGTGATTGTTAGCCTTATTGCCCACTGGTCGGCCTTTACGGACGCGTATTCCATCGCCTCGGGCGTCGGCGGCAAAATTGGGCTGACCCTGCTGTGGATCGCTTACTTCCCGAACATGGCTCTAGCGTCGGCAAGTGTTCTTGCGGGTGCCGAGGCTAATTTCGGTGCTGCGCAGGTCAGCTTGTTTACAGCGACGCGCGCGGAGCTGCCTCCGGTGCCGGTGCTTGCCGCGATGCCTGGCGATGTTTTCCCCGCCGCATGGCTCGGGCTTTTCATTCCTGCTGCGGTCGCGATTCTTGTTTATCGACGATTCCTGAGCCAGCGACGCGTTGTCGTTTCCCCGTATGGGACTGTTGGGGTGGCTGCTGTGTCGGCCGGGATTGTTGGAATGGTCGCGGCGTGGCTGAACAGTGGCGTGGTTGGTGCGTACGGATGGTCGGGGCCAAACCCCTGGCTGACCGGCGCGGTCGCTGCTGGCTGGATGTTTGCCGTGGGGGTGATCACGATGGCGGTGATCGGCATACGTCGAGGCAGGAGTGCGTCGCCTCGTGAGGCGAGTGCTTCGGATCGTGGTGGCACGCGTGAAGCTGACACCACTAAGGGCGATCGCCATAGCGCTGAGCCGGATTCTGCTGCTGAATCTCGTGACGACGACAACCCCGCGGCGCAGCGCGTTGAATCCGCCGAGGATAAATCGGCTGGCGACGAGTCGGACGCGGACGGCGAGTCGAACGTCGGCAATAAGTCAGGTGCCGACGATGAGTCGGGCGACAGTGACTCTGTCGACGGTGAGCCCGAGGATGACAATGACGATGGTGATGATGACGGCAGCGAGGACTCCGACGAGGAAAATACCGCTGACGGAAAGGCCAAAGGCGAGTCCAGCCACAGCGGTGCCCGTGAGTCAGAAGCGGTTGACGCTAAAGAGACTGAGGTAGAATCCTCCGAAGCTGAACAGTCCGAGTCAGCTGACAACGTCACCACGGAAACAGATAATGATCCAGAGCCATCTGCCGGCACGTCTGCCGGCGACTCGTCTCAAGGCAGCACCGCGCACGATGCCTCATCTCAAGGTGGTACGACCGATGATCCGCGTTGA